The window CGGACAGGGCGGCGATCCACCGCTCGACCTCGTCCTTCGTCGCGCCGGCGGGATAGTAGTTCGCGGCGGGCGGCTTCTCCGGCGCGCCGGGCACGAAGGCCTCGTTGTGGTCGATGCGCGACCACGGCCCCTTGTTCAGCCAGAAGTACTCGAGCCGCGCCCGGCCGAGGGGCGACGTGTCGGCGACGAGCGTGGTCAACACGGCCTCGTTGCCGGCCCAGACCTGGCGGAGGAACAGCGCGTCCATGACCTGGGCCGCGCGAATCATGTGCGCCAGGGCCCGGCGTTCGGAGTCGGGCAGGCCGGACACGTCCGCCGACAGGTCCGTAGGTGCGAACCGCTTCGACTTGGCTTCGAGCGCCGTCATGGCCGGGTCGCTGCGCTCGGGCACGGCGGCTGGCGGCGCGGGTGGCGGCCCCGCGCACGCCGAGACGAGGACGAGCGGCGCGAGGGTGGAGAGCAGGAGGACGCGAGGGTTGGGCATGGGAGAACGCGCGCAGGCCGAGCCTGCCAGGAATCAGTGGACACCGGACACGCCGAGCAGATGCCCCGGATCGGCCCCGAGCCGCTCGATGGCCCGGTCCCACATCTCGTCGGGCTCGCCGAAGATCAGATCCGCCCCGACCGGCACGAGCAGCCACGAGGACTGTGCGAGCTCGGCATCGAGCTGCCCGGCCGACCAGCCCGCGTACCCGATCCCCACCCGGACGTCGGCGGAGGGCGGCGACTGGAGCGCCGCGCAGAGCGCGCCGAGCGAGCGCGTCAGGAACACGCCATCGGCGATCTCGGTGGCGTCGCTGTCGAGGCCGGCGCGCGAGGTCAACACCCAGGCGAACCGCGGGTCGACCGGGCCGCCCGTGAACAAGTACACGTCGTCGCGGATCTCGACCGTGGGCACCGTCTCGACGACCTCGTTGGCCGGCTGCGCCATGGGCCGGTTCACGACCAGCCCGAAGGCGCCCTCGGGGCCGTACGCGCACAAGAGGACGACGGCCTTCGAGAAATTCGGGTCGTCCAGCTGCGGCATCGAGATGAGCATCATGGGGGCGAGGGCCGATGCGTCATCGCTCATGCCCCCATCCTACCCCCAACACCCGCCGCCGCGCCCGCCGCGGGCCGCGCGTCATTCCGGGCCGTCTGCGGCTATGCTGCCCTCATGACGACTCGCCTCCTTGCCACGTGCGCCGCGGTGGCCCTCTTGACCGGCAGCGCCGACGCGCGTCGAGCCGCCCGCCCCCTGACCCTGGACGACTACTCGCGGATCGTCTCGCTCGGCGACCCGCAGCGCTCGCCGGACGGCGCCTGGGTGGCCTACACCGTGACGACCATCGACGCGGCGAAGGACTCGCGCAACACGGACGTGTGGATGGCGAAGTGGGACGGCTCGGCACAGCGACAGCTCACCTCGTCGCCCGACAACGAGACGTCACCGCGCTGGAGCCCCGACGGGAAGTACCTGGCCTTCCTCTCCGCGCGCGGCACCGAGGACGAGAAGAAGAAGGGCGCCCAGCTGTGGCTCCTGCCGACGGACGCCGGCGAGGCGGCGAAGGTCAGCGACGTCAAAGGCGGGCTCAGCGACATCCAGTGGTCGCCCGACAGCACCCGCGTGGCGTTCGTCATGAGCGACCCCGACCCGGCCGACGAGCCCGAGACCATGGACGGCTGGAAGCGCAAGACGAA of the Vicinamibacterales bacterium genome contains:
- a CDS encoding YqgE/AlgH family protein, which produces MSDDASALAPMMLISMPQLDDPNFSKAVVLLCAYGPEGAFGLVVNRPMAQPANEVVETVPTVEIRDDVYLFTGGPVDPRFAWVLTSRAGLDSDATEIADGVFLTRSLGALCAALQSPPSADVRVGIGYAGWSAGQLDAELAQSSWLLVPVGADLIFGEPDEMWDRAIERLGADPGHLLGVSGVH